A part of Thermocladium sp. ECH_B genomic DNA contains:
- a CDS encoding RimK family alpha-L-glutamate ligase translates to MEIGILRAYDIDWTPEEVRDLENAIRDRGHTPRRIYVDLLRIDIDKRIQVHQQIGHHLDEDVTGIRGAVLRHMGTFRDFEQFYYRIWAVKTLEHTGTVVSNPVDKWVIAGDKFATEIELTRAGIPVPSTVATENLITAYWAAKRLSPIVVKPLRSAMGYGVTRIGNADEAMHFFSFLTNINKPILMQKYMEKRGGGDYRVVVVNGQVIGAEFRRGIDWKSNIAQGAEPLPAKLDKEAEELAIKATEALGLDYAGVDLMDTADGFFIMEVNPTMAWAGFKKATGINPAIHIIDNLIRKIKQ, encoded by the coding sequence ATGGAAATAGGAATACTGAGGGCATACGACATAGATTGGACGCCGGAGGAGGTGCGGGACCTCGAGAACGCCATACGTGATCGGGGACATACCCCAAGGAGGATATATGTCGATCTTCTCAGGATAGATATAGATAAGAGGATTCAAGTTCATCAACAGATCGGCCATCACTTGGATGAGGATGTGACCGGAATTAGGGGGGCCGTGCTGCGGCACATGGGTACATTCAGGGACTTCGAGCAGTTTTATTACAGGATATGGGCTGTCAAGACCCTTGAGCACACGGGCACCGTGGTGAGTAATCCCGTGGATAAATGGGTGATCGCAGGCGATAAATTCGCAACGGAGATAGAGCTAACTAGGGCCGGGATACCGGTTCCATCCACGGTCGCCACGGAGAACTTGATAACGGCTTACTGGGCCGCCAAGCGATTATCCCCAATAGTTGTGAAGCCGCTGAGGAGCGCCATGGGGTACGGCGTGACCAGAATAGGGAATGCGGATGAAGCGATGCATTTCTTCAGTTTCCTCACCAACATAAACAAGCCAATACTGATGCAGAAGTACATGGAAAAGAGGGGGGGCGGTGATTATAGGGTGGTCGTGGTTAATGGCCAAGTAATTGGAGCCGAGTTCAGGAGGGGAATTGATTGGAAAAGCAACATTGCCCAGGGAGCCGAGCCGCTTCCCGCTAAACTAGATAAAGAAGCCGAGGAATTAGCAATTAAGGCAACGGAGGCATTGGGGCTGGATTATGCCGGAGTGGATCTAATGGATACGGCTGATGGCTTCTTCATTATGGAGGTTAATCCAACCATGGCCTGGGCGGGATTCAAAAAAGCAACGGGCATAAATCCCGCCATCCACATAATCGATAACTTGATCAGGAAAATCAAGCAGTGA
- a CDS encoding radical SAM protein, producing MDRVVVLDGYDDEPAGLGVPPYLDIYARYVAGAIWLIDSSIDVKYLTIDQVRRDWSTFIKLVSSSRLLVVLAGIVTPGKYLGGDPIKLRELVEIGRLEVPKMLGGPVARFGFGAGGGSIAVPRSFFSKYYDLVVTGDIDLAVHEVISRGFSLERISPAMIHATYAKVNEFAVKGARIATQHPNYGGNLIVELETYKSCPRYVSGGCSFCATVRYGGVEYRDEEAIMREVEALYLAGVRHFRVGRQADILTYKAIDTGKLDFPRPNPDAIDRLFRGIRSAAPGLNVLHIDNVNPGTIYAWPRESRESLKAIIRSHTPGDVAAMGIESADPRVIKLNNLKILPDEAIEAMKIVNEVGAGRGDNGLPHLLPGINFVAGLPGETKETYELNKLFLLRVMESGILVRRVNMRQVLVLEPTPLWTNRSSIRSLINKHKRFFLSLKNWVRTNFDLEMIRRIAPKGTILRNAYVEAMARGGVYARQVGSYPILIYVPQELELGKWIDVVVVDHGPRSLVGLPIPININTAPGKILMMXPGLTRDKVNLLLRNRPFKSIEEVKNIIQDVNIPSYLASLP from the coding sequence GTGGATAGGGTAGTAGTATTGGATGGCTATGATGATGAGCCCGCTGGATTAGGGGTACCGCCGTACCTAGATATATACGCCAGGTACGTGGCTGGAGCCATATGGCTCATAGATTCATCTATTGATGTCAAGTACCTAACAATAGATCAAGTGCGCCGTGATTGGTCCACATTCATTAAGTTAGTCTCATCCTCTAGATTACTTGTCGTGCTTGCGGGGATAGTTACTCCAGGCAAGTACTTGGGCGGCGACCCCATAAAGCTACGGGAGTTAGTGGAGATCGGTAGGCTAGAGGTTCCCAAGATGCTTGGGGGACCAGTCGCTCGCTTCGGCTTCGGAGCTGGCGGCGGATCCATAGCTGTTCCCCGCTCATTCTTCTCTAAGTATTATGACCTAGTCGTGACTGGGGACATCGATTTAGCAGTTCATGAGGTCATCTCCAGGGGTTTCTCCCTTGAGCGAATTAGTCCAGCCATGATTCATGCCACTTATGCTAAGGTAAATGAATTCGCCGTAAAAGGGGCGCGAATAGCCACGCAACACCCCAATTACGGCGGTAATCTAATAGTTGAGCTTGAGACTTATAAATCATGCCCACGATACGTGAGCGGCGGCTGCAGCTTCTGCGCCACTGTTAGGTACGGCGGAGTTGAGTATAGGGATGAGGAGGCAATAATGAGGGAAGTCGAGGCCCTCTACTTGGCAGGGGTTAGGCATTTTAGGGTGGGTAGGCAAGCGGATATATTGACGTATAAAGCCATCGACACAGGTAAGCTTGATTTTCCCCGGCCCAATCCAGATGCCATTGATAGGTTATTCAGGGGGATACGCAGTGCTGCGCCGGGCCTTAATGTGCTTCATATAGATAACGTTAATCCCGGCACAATTTATGCTTGGCCAAGGGAAAGCAGGGAATCGCTTAAGGCAATAATTAGAAGCCACACGCCTGGGGACGTGGCGGCCATGGGCATTGAGAGCGCTGATCCCAGAGTGATAAAGCTGAATAATCTCAAGATCCTCCCCGATGAGGCCATTGAGGCCATGAAGATAGTTAATGAAGTTGGCGCTGGGAGGGGCGATAATGGCTTGCCTCATCTGCTGCCGGGAATAAACTTCGTGGCTGGGCTGCCCGGCGAAACCAAGGAAACCTATGAATTAAATAAGCTCTTCCTCCTCAGGGTGATGGAGTCGGGAATACTTGTGAGGAGAGTCAACATGAGGCAAGTCCTAGTGCTTGAACCAACACCCCTCTGGACTAATCGCTCCTCAATTCGATCCCTCATAAATAAGCATAAGCGTTTCTTTCTCTCCCTGAAGAACTGGGTTAGGACTAACTTCGACCTTGAAATGATTAGGAGAATAGCTCCCAAGGGCACCATATTAAGGAATGCATACGTGGAGGCAATGGCTAGGGGCGGGGTTTACGCTAGGCAAGTTGGTTCATACCCAATCCTAATATATGTGCCTCAGGAACTAGAGCTAGGCAAGTGGATCGACGTGGTTGTGGTGGATCATGGACCGAGAAGCCTCGTCGGCCTCCCGATACCCATAAACATCAATACTGCTCCCGGGAAGATTTTAATGATGNTTCCCGGCCTCACCAGGGATAAGGTTAACCTATTGCTGAGGAATAGACCATTTAAGTCAATCGAAGAGGTGAAGAATATAATTCAGGACGTGAATATACCAAGTTACTTGGCCTCCTTGCCCTAA